ttattaaataataatgctgCTACGGGAAATCCTGAGCCACtaatcattaaaaatattccaaTATGATCCAATTTCTCAAttaagaaataatatttaggGGTCCATTCAAAATTGTGAAGTAAAAAAGAAGCAaacgaattaaaaaaaatacatgcTAATGCTATAGACGTGACTATTTTTGATGAATATGTTTTTGATAAACAtagcatataaaatatccaAATAGGTGAAAGTAATAATATCattaaatgtatttttccTCTCAATAATGTCGCTTCATGTCTTTCCAAATACTTAATTAACATagatttgtttattttcttttcacAATATAATTCGacgatttttttatcatttggtATTAAATTGGGGTcctttatcattttcttgaCTCTTTCATCAATATCCAAATTACTATTGTCATTACCactaaacatatttatgtcccaataatttttaatataattaataaaggTTTCATAATATCCTATCATTATTTGCTTCTTCTTGCTTATAATagattataatattattcagCAAGTTAATTACTTTTCAGCTTTGATGTGGAAATTGAAATGTTAATTGTGGCGGCTTTGCTGCTATTGTTATTAATTAAGAAATTTAATATGCTaagctatttttatattttatttatttttttctacataattataataatattattttatgaatttttataaataaaaatataaattcatataaGCTTTTTAATTCTCTTTATgatttgttaaaaatattaattttatttataagccatatattttactaaaATGCAATgcacataaaaatattataggAAATAacattcttttttattttaataaaaagcaagatttgatatttttaaatttatagatacatatataatattaaatccgaatattaataaaaatcagtaagtattttattatttatttttttttttttctatatatatcagGTGATATACGTCAATATGCCACTATATAATAgaaatacatattatagaaattagcttaaaataaattatatatttttttctacaaATAATTGATAAGCCATTATTTTGTGGCATGCATATGGAAATTTAAGGAAATGATAattcataaatttataaaagatgaattaaatttattcataaaaaaatttaagagggtgtattatttataatgagAATTACATAGGAAATTACAAAGATTTAAGAAATTattcaatatattaatattgatAAAGGTAATTTAATGGGTAAAATAGGTTATATGGAAATTCTTTATTGGCTTATATATTCAACATATTACTTACTGATCATGTATATACAATCattgtaaaaatgataagcCTTTATCCTACATAACTATATTCATTTGTCTATATTTTCCGATTTAGCATGCATTaatacaattattatttatttgtaaatcaaattatatacataaagaatatgaaaacagatattatttatgttgtCATAGCATTGTTatctattttaatttatatttttttacattgcGCTGC
This region of Plasmodium chabaudi chabaudi strain AS genome assembly, chromosome: 13 genomic DNA includes:
- a CDS encoding hemolysin III, putative, producing MIGYYETFINYIKNYWDINMFSGNDNSNLDIDERVKKMIKDPNLIPNDKKIVELYCEKKINKSMLIKYLERHEATLLRGKIHLMILLLSPIWIFYMLCLSKTYSSKIVTSIALACIFFNSFASFLLHNFEWTPKYYFLIEKLDHIGIFLMISGSGFPVAALLFNNIKLLFYIIMHSLSSLLGILCICCSYFSTGNRAKRAFTYVIAGFLHAVFVKDYLILLYTKELIFLVMIAALYVLGAVVYSLKKPNIISGIFGFHELFHVCCLGSVLFTFALIRSVLMRKA